Proteins encoded within one genomic window of Corynebacterium aurimucosum:
- a CDS encoding GNAT family N-acetyltransferase, whose amino-acid sequence MDHTEQPATTTPDGPGLTSWEADVILNDGDIATLRPITPGDRDAIRVFYDRVSDQSKYLRFFGTHPTLTDDDLDRWLHTDGYDKVTLVMVERGSIVAVAGYSIVEQFLPARVGDVSFLVQDSHHGKGVANILLEHLAEIGREGKVERFFAEMLTQNRRMVQVFVRAGYSAKPELEDGFIRVDFHIAPNENSRDVMERRELRAEANSIHRLLTPSSVAVVGTLSSQQLGSAGFTGSLHHLHSVDELHDLAEPVDLVVIEFQGRGGANVMEAAAAAGAKGVIVISRSQNPNLSREEARDIVLAARDYGLRALGPAALGLINTDDSVRLNASPAPMPRAGQVGLFTQSAGVATLALSHALQLGCGLSNFIAAGSFADVTGNDVMQFWSQDENTRICLLSLDSIGNPRKFFRVLRRLALDKHVVVFLPSRALKSARHYAVDGLSAASPAALDEIIRYTGAMVVTSRDAMLDIAQLLARQPVPQGRRIAVMSNSSGLTAQMEQAAWRFGLRPRATTVVDDPAPAITEEARRALADPNIDAVLCAVVEVGEFILKDAYSSLSQLASTTTDTPLIASFVGFDVPDFRTAPGPEKPGQLPVFDTYADAIEALATIIDNERRRALARPNPADEFATSEGLAEARGVVAEVLLDSPTGRWTTDEECARILSAYGIDIVPWNPVSTLEEAIAAGHEYGWNVVLKCTSQIVRGRSELPTVVRNIHDEESMKRAWSTITQLTRDLHLGEDPAILIPVVQRMVTAGASLTLRAIEDPVVGPMVSAGFSGLPSDLLGDVEWRVPPLRRTDALDMLSCLKASPLLTGYRGTKAAKLHRVEEVMMQLAQLKDDIAALVDIELSPVIAGVTQTDVVGARMRIAPLGDVRDPLARSLS is encoded by the coding sequence ATGGACCACACGGAGCAGCCTGCGACCACCACCCCCGACGGGCCCGGACTAACGAGCTGGGAAGCCGATGTCATCCTCAACGATGGCGATATCGCTACCTTGCGTCCCATCACGCCGGGCGACCGCGATGCCATTCGCGTTTTCTATGATCGCGTCTCGGATCAGTCGAAGTATCTGCGCTTCTTCGGCACGCACCCCACGCTGACCGACGATGATCTTGACCGCTGGCTCCATACAGACGGCTATGACAAGGTCACGCTCGTCATGGTGGAGCGCGGCAGTATCGTGGCGGTGGCCGGATACTCCATTGTCGAACAGTTCTTGCCGGCGCGCGTGGGCGATGTCTCCTTCCTAGTCCAGGATTCCCACCACGGCAAAGGCGTAGCCAACATCCTTCTTGAACACCTGGCGGAGATCGGACGCGAAGGAAAAGTGGAGCGCTTTTTCGCAGAGATGCTCACCCAAAACCGCAGGATGGTGCAGGTCTTCGTGCGTGCAGGCTACTCCGCGAAGCCGGAGCTTGAGGATGGATTCATTCGAGTGGATTTCCACATCGCTCCGAATGAGAATTCCCGCGATGTTATGGAACGCCGCGAGCTGCGCGCCGAAGCCAACTCAATTCACCGTTTGCTCACCCCAAGCTCCGTGGCGGTGGTTGGCACGCTCTCCAGCCAGCAACTGGGCAGCGCCGGCTTCACTGGTTCACTGCATCACCTGCACAGCGTCGATGAACTCCATGACCTTGCTGAACCGGTAGACCTCGTTGTCATCGAATTTCAAGGGCGTGGCGGCGCCAACGTCATGGAGGCGGCTGCCGCCGCAGGCGCTAAAGGGGTCATCGTCATCTCTCGCAGCCAGAACCCTAACCTTTCGCGCGAGGAGGCCCGCGACATCGTACTCGCGGCTAGGGACTACGGTCTGCGCGCCCTCGGCCCCGCTGCATTGGGCCTCATCAACACCGATGACTCGGTTCGCCTCAACGCAAGCCCCGCGCCCATGCCACGGGCCGGCCAAGTAGGACTCTTTACCCAATCGGCTGGCGTGGCGACACTGGCTCTATCCCATGCGCTGCAACTTGGCTGCGGTTTAAGTAACTTCATCGCCGCTGGTTCCTTCGCCGATGTCACCGGCAATGACGTTATGCAGTTCTGGAGCCAAGATGAAAACACACGCATCTGTCTGTTGTCCCTCGACTCGATAGGTAACCCACGTAAGTTCTTCCGCGTTCTGCGTCGCCTAGCGCTGGACAAGCACGTCGTGGTGTTTCTGCCTTCGCGCGCGCTGAAATCCGCCCGGCACTACGCAGTCGATGGATTGTCTGCGGCCAGTCCGGCCGCACTGGATGAGATCATCCGCTACACCGGAGCCATGGTGGTCACCAGCCGCGATGCCATGCTTGACATCGCCCAGCTCCTCGCGCGCCAACCCGTGCCGCAGGGCCGTCGAATTGCCGTGATGTCGAATTCCTCTGGACTCACCGCGCAGATGGAGCAAGCAGCCTGGCGCTTCGGGCTACGCCCGCGCGCTACCACCGTCGTCGACGATCCCGCTCCCGCCATCACTGAGGAGGCACGGCGGGCTTTGGCGGACCCGAATATTGACGCAGTGCTGTGTGCCGTCGTAGAAGTCGGCGAGTTTATCCTCAAGGATGCTTATTCAAGTTTGTCGCAGCTGGCATCCACGACGACGGATACCCCGCTTATCGCCAGCTTTGTTGGCTTCGACGTCCCCGATTTCCGCACCGCTCCGGGCCCAGAGAAACCCGGCCAGCTGCCGGTGTTTGACACCTATGCCGACGCCATCGAAGCATTAGCGACCATCATCGATAACGAACGCCGACGCGCCCTCGCCCGCCCCAACCCTGCCGATGAATTCGCCACCAGCGAGGGTCTGGCTGAAGCACGCGGGGTCGTTGCGGAGGTGCTTCTGGATTCGCCCACCGGGAGGTGGACAACCGATGAGGAGTGCGCGCGAATTCTGAGCGCCTATGGCATCGACATTGTTCCTTGGAATCCGGTCAGCACCCTTGAGGAGGCCATTGCGGCTGGGCACGAGTATGGATGGAATGTGGTCCTCAAGTGCACCTCGCAGATAGTGCGGGGCCGCTCGGAACTTCCCACTGTCGTGCGCAACATCCATGACGAGGAGTCCATGAAGCGCGCGTGGAGCACCATCACTCAACTCACGCGTGATCTCCACTTAGGCGAGGATCCTGCCATCTTGATACCGGTGGTACAGCGCATGGTCACGGCGGGCGCCTCCCTTACTCTGCGGGCCATCGAAGATCCCGTTGTGGGCCCGATGGTTTCTGCAGGTTTCTCCGGACTGCCCTCGGATCTGTTGGGGGACGTCGAGTGGCGCGTGCCTCCGCTACGCCGAACGGATGCCCTGGACATGCTCAGCTGCTTGAAGGCCTCTCCCCTGTTGACCGGCTATCGCGGTACCAAGGCCGCCAAGCTACATCGCGTCGAAGAGGTCATGATGCAGCTGGCACAGCTCAAAGACGACATTGCCGCACTCGTTGACATCGAGCTCTCCCCTGTCATCGCCGGGGTGACACAGACTGATGTGGTGGGGGCCCGCATGCGCATCGCCCCGCTGGGTGATGTCCGCGATCCCCTCGCGAGGTCCTTGTCATGA
- a CDS encoding CoA-acylating methylmalonate-semialdehyde dehydrogenase has product MRTVYHYVNGETFEGTSGNTQPVLNPSTGKEQAAVALANKADVDSVIAESAKAQPGWAALNPQKRIRIIMEWIRLIHENMDELATQLSLEHGKTFPDAKGDVLRGVDVLEFALGAPHQLKGEYSSEVGTGIDTYSMRQPLGVVAGITPFNFPAMIPLWKAGPALAAGNAFVLKPSERDPSVPVRLAELFIEAGGPAGVLNVVHGGKEAVDAILDSDTIKAVGFVGSTPIAQYIYERCAATGKRAQCFGGAKNHAIVLPDADIDATADAIVGAAFGSAGERCMALSVVVPVGQDTADRLRDAILAKIPELKVGHCLDPEADYGPLVTAEARDRVHRLIAEGVEAGATLLADGRELDMSDKTYNEDSLADGFYSGPSFFDNVTADMSVYSEEIFGPVLVMVRAETLEEAVSYPNDHVYGNGVAIFTQNGGAARDFCKNVQVGMVGVNVPIPVPIAYHTFGGWKASGFGDLNQHGPDSFRFYTKTKTITSRWPNDESAGPQFTMPVM; this is encoded by the coding sequence ATGCGCACTGTGTATCACTATGTCAATGGAGAAACGTTCGAGGGGACGTCGGGCAACACCCAGCCCGTCCTGAACCCTTCGACCGGCAAGGAGCAGGCCGCCGTCGCTCTGGCGAACAAGGCCGATGTGGACAGCGTCATCGCGGAATCCGCGAAGGCTCAGCCAGGCTGGGCAGCACTAAACCCACAGAAGCGTATCCGCATCATCATGGAATGGATCCGTCTCATCCACGAGAACATGGATGAACTGGCCACGCAGCTCTCCTTGGAGCACGGTAAGACTTTCCCGGATGCTAAGGGAGACGTCCTGCGCGGCGTCGACGTGCTGGAGTTCGCGCTTGGCGCCCCGCACCAGCTCAAGGGTGAGTATTCTTCGGAGGTTGGCACCGGTATCGATACCTACTCGATGCGCCAGCCACTTGGTGTGGTCGCCGGTATTACCCCGTTCAATTTCCCGGCCATGATTCCGCTGTGGAAGGCCGGCCCGGCACTGGCAGCGGGCAACGCCTTCGTACTCAAGCCTTCTGAGCGCGACCCCTCCGTACCGGTACGCCTAGCGGAGCTTTTCATTGAGGCAGGCGGCCCGGCCGGTGTTCTCAACGTGGTGCACGGAGGCAAGGAGGCAGTCGATGCCATCCTCGACTCCGACACCATCAAGGCCGTGGGCTTTGTCGGCTCCACCCCGATTGCGCAGTACATCTACGAGCGCTGCGCGGCCACAGGCAAGCGCGCTCAGTGCTTCGGCGGTGCGAAGAACCACGCCATCGTGCTTCCCGACGCCGACATTGACGCCACCGCCGACGCCATCGTGGGCGCTGCCTTCGGCTCCGCGGGTGAGCGCTGCATGGCCCTGTCCGTGGTAGTCCCCGTGGGACAGGACACGGCAGACCGTTTGCGCGATGCCATCCTGGCCAAGATTCCAGAACTTAAGGTAGGCCACTGCCTCGATCCTGAGGCCGACTATGGCCCCTTGGTCACGGCAGAGGCACGCGATCGCGTACACCGGCTCATCGCCGAGGGCGTGGAGGCAGGAGCCACGTTGCTTGCCGACGGCCGCGAGTTGGACATGTCTGACAAGACCTATAACGAGGATTCCCTCGCGGACGGCTTCTACTCCGGCCCGAGCTTCTTCGACAACGTTACCGCCGACATGTCCGTCTACAGCGAGGAAATCTTCGGCCCGGTGCTGGTCATGGTCCGCGCCGAAACCCTGGAAGAGGCCGTGTCTTACCCCAACGACCACGTCTACGGCAACGGTGTCGCCATCTTTACCCAGAACGGCGGCGCGGCCCGCGACTTCTGCAAGAACGTCCAGGTCGGCATGGTGGGCGTCAACGTTCCGATTCCGGTGCCGATTGCCTACCACACCTTTGGTGGCTGGAAGGCCTCCGGTTTCGGCGACCTCAACCAGCACGGACCGGATTCCTTCCGCTTCTACACCAAGACTAAGACCATCACCTCGCGCTGGCCTAATGATGAGTCCGCAGGTCCTCAGTTCACCATGCCGGTCATGTAA
- the mmsB gene encoding 3-hydroxyisobutyrate dehydrogenase encodes MTTIAFIGLGNMGGPMAVNLAEAGHEVRGFDVVEEARERAAEQGVTIIETAEEAAQGAEVVFTSLPNGGLVKQVIESVLAANEDAKTYVDVSTIAVAEARELSETVGKAGSAFLDAPVSGGIAGAAAGTLAFMVGGTAEDFAKVKPLLDIMGKSVTHCGDIGNGQAVKACNNMILAVQQIVLAEALVLGERLGLDHQAFYDVVSNATGNSWSLSVNAPVPDIVPSSPANNDFKPGFAAALMLKDLKLAMAAAEDTKTDTVLGRIAEEQYSSFVDEGHGGLDFSAIISEVRSKGTA; translated from the coding sequence ATGACGACTATCGCGTTTATCGGATTGGGCAACATGGGCGGCCCTATGGCCGTCAACTTGGCGGAGGCCGGGCATGAGGTCCGCGGATTCGACGTCGTGGAAGAGGCTCGGGAGCGCGCCGCCGAGCAGGGCGTCACCATCATCGAGACCGCGGAGGAAGCCGCGCAGGGCGCCGAGGTAGTCTTTACCAGTTTGCCTAATGGTGGGCTGGTCAAGCAGGTCATCGAGTCGGTCCTCGCAGCCAACGAGGATGCAAAGACCTACGTTGATGTCTCCACCATCGCGGTCGCGGAGGCACGTGAGCTTTCGGAGACGGTGGGCAAGGCTGGCTCCGCCTTTCTTGATGCACCAGTCTCCGGCGGCATCGCCGGGGCGGCAGCGGGAACGCTCGCCTTCATGGTCGGCGGCACAGCCGAAGACTTTGCGAAGGTCAAACCGCTGCTCGACATCATGGGCAAGTCAGTCACCCACTGCGGTGACATCGGCAACGGCCAAGCGGTCAAGGCATGCAACAACATGATCCTCGCGGTCCAACAAATTGTCCTAGCTGAAGCCCTGGTCCTCGGCGAGCGCTTGGGGTTGGATCACCAAGCCTTCTACGACGTCGTCTCCAACGCCACCGGCAATTCGTGGTCGCTGTCTGTCAACGCCCCGGTTCCGGATATCGTGCCGAGCTCACCGGCGAACAACGATTTCAAGCCAGGTTTCGCCGCCGCTCTCATGCTCAAGGACCTCAAACTGGCCATGGCCGCGGCGGAAGACACCAAGACCGACACTGTCCTGGGCCGGATTGCGGAGGAGCAGTACTCCTCCTTTGTGGACGAAGGCCACGGCGGCCTCGACTTCTCCGCCATCATTTCCGAAGTTCGTTCCAAAGGAACAGCCTAA
- a CDS encoding TetR/AcrR family transcriptional regulator, translating to MSSMEEKTASTRERILECSRELFSERSFSQVSMKDIAEEANVSVALIVKHFHNKEGLFEATVDFTASSAALFAGPFSELGRTAVVETLTAPHNAPYSMARTISVASGDYQTLGAIGKRIKSDLLEVLASRIREESGKHSPSPELRAQSALALLMGLSFMRRFGDTEFAAFPTEELIEYYAPLLQGILDGGQAP from the coding sequence ATGTCCTCTATGGAGGAGAAAACAGCTTCGACGCGGGAGAGAATTCTCGAATGTTCACGCGAGCTTTTCAGTGAGCGGAGCTTCTCACAGGTCTCAATGAAAGACATCGCGGAGGAAGCGAATGTTTCTGTCGCGCTGATTGTGAAGCACTTCCACAACAAGGAAGGGCTCTTTGAGGCCACGGTGGATTTCACTGCTTCCTCGGCAGCGCTCTTTGCCGGTCCCTTCAGCGAATTAGGCCGCACCGCGGTGGTTGAAACCCTTACTGCTCCACACAACGCGCCCTACTCCATGGCCCGGACTATTTCCGTGGCGAGCGGTGACTATCAGACGCTCGGCGCCATTGGTAAGAGAATTAAATCCGACTTGCTGGAGGTCTTGGCTTCTCGGATTCGTGAAGAGTCCGGGAAGCACTCGCCTTCGCCGGAGCTGCGGGCCCAATCCGCGCTGGCCCTTCTCATGGGACTGTCGTTCATGCGGCGTTTTGGTGATACCGAGTTTGCGGCCTTTCCTACCGAGGAACTCATCGAGTACTATGCCCCGCTGCTCCAGGGCATCCTCGACGGTGGCCAAGCGCCCTAG
- a CDS encoding GntP family permease encodes MVISFIGVVLSLIFLVVMAYRGHSVVVVAPFAALIAVVFSGEPILATYTQIFMPAAGNFVTKYFPLFLFGAIFGFLMTSTGLARYLARGITALFGPKRAMFSTVVATALLTYGGVSAWVVAFTIVPIATALFKESGISKRLMPGAIALGTITFALAGLPGSPQIHNAIPTSYFGTNVYAAPRFGLISSAIMLAVGTAWLEYRVRTLRAGGETFEPLDADGKVIETPEGIGDSGEEASVEIGGESFDTNSGGRVSTHARAETEPSVHVQGLLGLVPIAVVIAVNFAMVYGVSKVLDTSYLGEEKYGETDLDSLLGIWSPTVALACAVFVIVAMFPKRAAESVKEFSDGAKNAILPCLTTASEVGYGAVIAALAVFSVVKSNMMGISDNALVVSTVSTAVISGITGSSSGGLSITMQTLGDQLAQLATEQGISLELMHRVTAMASVSFDSMPHNGAVLTMLIVCGMTHRLSYKDVAVVTIVIPLATLALMLGINALIPGLS; translated from the coding sequence ATGGTTATCTCATTCATCGGGGTGGTTCTTTCCCTGATTTTCCTCGTCGTGATGGCCTACCGCGGGCACTCCGTGGTGGTCGTCGCCCCCTTCGCGGCCTTGATCGCGGTGGTTTTCTCTGGGGAGCCGATCCTGGCTACCTATACCCAGATCTTTATGCCGGCAGCCGGAAACTTCGTGACCAAGTATTTCCCGCTCTTCCTCTTCGGCGCGATTTTCGGCTTCCTCATGACTTCCACGGGGCTTGCCCGGTACCTAGCTCGCGGGATTACCGCGTTATTCGGGCCAAAGCGCGCGATGTTCTCGACGGTCGTCGCCACAGCCTTGCTCACCTATGGCGGTGTATCTGCGTGGGTTGTGGCTTTTACCATCGTGCCCATCGCGACCGCCCTGTTTAAGGAATCTGGGATTTCCAAACGGCTCATGCCCGGAGCGATTGCGCTGGGAACCATCACCTTCGCGCTGGCCGGGCTTCCCGGTTCGCCGCAGATCCATAACGCAATCCCCACCAGTTACTTCGGTACCAACGTCTACGCGGCACCCCGCTTCGGTCTCATCTCTTCTGCGATCATGCTGGCGGTGGGAACCGCGTGGCTGGAGTACCGCGTGCGCACCCTGCGCGCGGGTGGGGAAACATTTGAGCCGCTCGATGCTGACGGCAAGGTCATCGAAACACCTGAGGGAATCGGCGACAGCGGGGAAGAAGCCAGCGTAGAAATCGGCGGAGAATCCTTTGACACCAACTCCGGTGGCCGAGTATCTACTCATGCTCGGGCAGAAACTGAACCCTCCGTCCACGTGCAGGGATTGTTGGGCCTGGTTCCCATCGCCGTTGTCATCGCGGTGAACTTCGCCATGGTCTACGGCGTGTCCAAGGTTCTGGATACGTCTTATCTTGGCGAAGAGAAATACGGTGAGACCGACCTCGATTCGTTGTTGGGTATTTGGTCGCCGACGGTAGCTCTGGCCTGCGCGGTGTTTGTCATCGTGGCGATGTTCCCGAAGCGGGCGGCCGAGTCCGTTAAGGAATTCTCCGATGGCGCCAAGAACGCTATTCTGCCGTGCCTGACCACGGCCTCGGAGGTGGGCTATGGCGCGGTGATTGCAGCCCTGGCGGTCTTTAGCGTGGTTAAAAGCAACATGATGGGGATCTCCGATAATGCCTTGGTGGTCTCCACGGTGTCTACCGCCGTCATTTCCGGTATTACCGGCTCCTCCTCGGGTGGTCTATCCATCACGATGCAGACCCTGGGTGATCAGCTCGCCCAGCTAGCGACGGAACAGGGGATCAGCCTCGAGCTGATGCACCGCGTGACTGCGATGGCCTCGGTGTCCTTCGATTCCATGCCACACAATGGTGCGGTACTCACCATGTTGATTGTGTGCGGTATGACGCACCGTCTGTCCTATAAGGATGTTGCCGTGGTGACCATCGTTATCCCGCTGGCAACGCTGGCGTTGATGCTCGGCATCAACGCGCTCATCCCGGGCCTTAGTTAG
- a CDS encoding CaiB/BaiF CoA transferase family protein: protein MSSPLTGLSVLFLGGIGPGPFAAMMLADMGASVTRVVRPGNPPAVVPHSVLYRGQEVLEADLKDPADVDKLRERLATTDILIEGFRPGVTERLGLGPEEVQAINPALVYGRITGWGQSGPLAHTAGHDINYIAVSGALHPIAASDGTPVPPVNFLGDFGGGAMYLVTGLLAGVLQAKNTGRGCVVDAAIVDGAANLTAMLHAFRAEDQWQERGTNLLDGGAPFYSVYRTADDQWMAAGAIEPQFYALMVKGLGLEEELDRYEQNDRDAWPAMKEIIARRFAKKTQAEWIEIFRGSDACVTEVVSPEHVLEHPHLAARDTYVDAKGYTEPAAAPRFL, encoded by the coding sequence ATGAGCTCTCCACTCACCGGACTATCCGTCCTCTTCCTCGGCGGCATCGGCCCCGGCCCATTTGCCGCGATGATGCTTGCGGATATGGGCGCTAGCGTTACCCGCGTGGTCCGCCCAGGAAATCCTCCCGCTGTGGTCCCGCACAGCGTCCTCTACCGCGGGCAAGAAGTTCTAGAGGCAGACCTCAAGGATCCAGCAGACGTCGACAAGCTGCGTGAGCGCCTAGCCACGACCGATATCCTCATCGAAGGTTTCCGCCCCGGTGTCACTGAGCGCCTTGGTCTAGGCCCAGAGGAGGTGCAGGCGATCAACCCGGCGCTGGTCTACGGGCGTATCACCGGCTGGGGCCAATCCGGCCCGCTCGCCCACACTGCCGGCCACGACATCAACTACATCGCGGTCTCCGGTGCGCTGCACCCCATCGCGGCAAGCGACGGTACTCCTGTTCCACCGGTCAACTTCCTTGGGGATTTCGGCGGCGGAGCGATGTACCTGGTAACAGGCCTTCTGGCGGGCGTGCTGCAGGCAAAGAATACCGGCCGGGGCTGCGTGGTGGATGCCGCTATTGTCGATGGTGCCGCCAACCTCACCGCCATGCTGCATGCCTTCCGCGCCGAAGACCAGTGGCAGGAACGCGGGACAAACCTTCTAGACGGAGGCGCTCCGTTTTATAGCGTGTACCGCACGGCTGATGATCAGTGGATGGCCGCCGGTGCCATTGAGCCGCAGTTTTATGCGCTCATGGTGAAAGGACTCGGCCTTGAAGAGGAACTAGACCGCTACGAGCAGAACGACCGCGACGCGTGGCCAGCCATGAAGGAGATCATCGCGCGGCGTTTTGCGAAAAAGACCCAAGCGGAATGGATCGAAATCTTCCGCGGTAGCGATGCCTGTGTCACCGAGGTTGTCTCCCCCGAGCACGTTCTGGAACACCCGCACCTTGCCGCGCGCGACACTTATGTGGACGCCAAGGGCTACACGGAGCCGGCCGCGGCGCCACGCTTTCTCTAG
- a CDS encoding peptide chain release factor 3, producing MSIASEASRRRTFAVIAHPDAGKSTLTEALALHAHVINEAGAVHGKGNRKSTVSDWMEMEKERGISVASSALQFEYAPEGHEGEPYMINLVDTPGHADFSEDTYRVLTAVDAAVMLIDAAKGLEPQTLKLFRVCKARGLPIITVINKWDRVGREPLELVDEILNEIQLQPTPLYWPVGIAGDFRGLAHINDDGEADEYVHFLRTAGGSTIAPEEHYEPAEAAAKEEDAWETAVEEAELLAADGALHDQELFEQCVTSPLIFASAMLNFGVHQILDTLCAIAPAPRSRDSDPQAIEAATSAIDEVREVTDEFSGVIFKVQAGMDRKHRDNLAFMRVVSGEFERGMQVNHAQSGRSFSTKYALTVFGRTRDTVDTAYPGDIVGLVNAGSLAPGDTIYTGKKVQFKPMPQFAPEAFQILRAKSLGDYKAFRKGLDQLAAEGVVQILRNDTRGDAAPVMAAVGPMQFEVMQARMEIEYNVETITEPIPYSVARRTDAESAPELGRQRGVEIFTRSDGELIALFGDKWKLAFIEKEHPELTIETLVAD from the coding sequence ATGAGTATTGCCTCCGAAGCTTCCCGCCGCCGCACATTCGCCGTCATCGCCCACCCGGATGCTGGTAAGTCCACGCTAACGGAGGCGCTGGCGCTGCACGCGCACGTCATCAACGAGGCCGGCGCGGTGCACGGCAAGGGCAACCGCAAGTCCACGGTCTCTGACTGGATGGAGATGGAGAAGGAACGCGGTATTTCCGTGGCCTCCTCCGCGCTGCAGTTCGAGTACGCGCCCGAGGGTCATGAGGGCGAGCCCTACATGATCAACCTGGTGGATACCCCGGGCCACGCGGACTTCTCGGAGGATACCTACCGCGTGCTCACGGCGGTGGATGCTGCTGTCATGCTTATCGACGCCGCCAAGGGCCTCGAGCCCCAGACCCTCAAGCTCTTCCGCGTGTGTAAGGCCCGCGGCCTACCAATCATCACGGTGATCAACAAGTGGGACCGCGTGGGACGGGAACCGCTGGAGCTTGTCGACGAAATCCTCAACGAAATCCAGCTGCAGCCCACCCCGCTGTACTGGCCGGTGGGTATCGCCGGCGACTTCCGCGGTCTAGCCCACATTAATGATGATGGTGAGGCTGACGAGTACGTGCACTTCCTGCGCACCGCTGGTGGTTCCACCATCGCCCCGGAGGAGCACTACGAGCCTGCGGAAGCCGCCGCGAAGGAAGAGGATGCTTGGGAGACCGCTGTGGAGGAAGCGGAGCTACTGGCCGCGGACGGCGCCCTGCATGACCAGGAGCTCTTTGAGCAGTGTGTGACCTCCCCGCTCATCTTCGCTTCCGCGATGCTGAACTTTGGCGTGCACCAGATTCTGGATACGCTGTGCGCGATTGCCCCGGCTCCGCGCTCCCGCGATTCGGATCCGCAGGCCATCGAGGCCGCTACCTCCGCCATCGATGAGGTCCGTGAGGTCACCGATGAGTTCTCGGGCGTCATCTTCAAGGTGCAGGCAGGCATGGACCGCAAGCACCGCGATAACTTGGCCTTCATGCGCGTGGTTTCCGGTGAGTTTGAGCGCGGTATGCAGGTCAACCACGCCCAATCCGGCCGCAGCTTCTCCACCAAGTATGCGCTGACGGTCTTTGGCCGCACGCGTGACACCGTGGATACGGCCTACCCGGGTGACATCGTAGGCTTGGTCAACGCCGGTTCCTTGGCACCAGGTGACACGATTTACACCGGCAAGAAGGTGCAGTTCAAGCCCATGCCGCAGTTCGCTCCAGAGGCTTTCCAGATTTTGCGTGCAAAATCCTTGGGCGATTACAAGGCCTTCCGCAAGGGTTTGGACCAGCTGGCGGCAGAAGGCGTGGTGCAGATTCTGCGCAACGATACGCGCGGCGATGCCGCCCCAGTCATGGCCGCGGTGGGCCCCATGCAGTTCGAGGTCATGCAGGCCCGCATGGAGATCGAATACAACGTGGAGACCATCACCGAGCCCATCCCCTACTCGGTGGCGCGCCGCACCGATGCCGAGTCCGCGCCCGAGCTGGGCCGTCAGCGCGGCGTGGAGATCTTCACCCGCAGCGACGGCGAGCTCATCGCACTCTTTGGTGATAAGTGGAAGCTGGCCTTCATTGAGAAGGAGCACCCAGAGCTCACCATCGAAACACTCGTGGCGGATTAA
- a CDS encoding SDR family NAD(P)-dependent oxidoreductase, producing the protein MSRTSHSLPSHNDPRTIVITGASDGVGAAAARILHQRRPQDSLVLVGRNPEKTQAVAEEIGADFHVADYESLGQVRRLSEELSQYPQIDALGNNAGGMFDGPFATADGFERTWQINVVAPFLLTSLLRDTLRASNATVVQTASLANMLYSSFDPGDPNTFEKFSAERAYGNAKLGDILLTRYLDSHGLTSVAFHPGILNTGFGHNSTSRTSKLYSTTAAKYVLGKADKGGENLAYFLSGTPGIHFNSGEYYNQKRKPGLQRPIAKKLSVARRIFDDLGRQLNVEW; encoded by the coding sequence ATGAGCCGCACGAGCCACAGCCTGCCATCGCATAACGACCCTCGAACTATCGTCATCACCGGCGCCTCGGACGGCGTGGGCGCGGCCGCTGCCCGTATCCTTCACCAGCGCCGCCCGCAGGATTCGCTGGTTCTAGTAGGCCGCAATCCGGAGAAGACGCAGGCTGTGGCCGAGGAGATCGGCGCTGACTTTCATGTGGCCGATTATGAGTCTTTGGGCCAGGTGCGCCGGCTCTCCGAGGAGCTGAGCCAATACCCGCAGATCGATGCCTTGGGCAATAACGCCGGCGGCATGTTCGACGGCCCTTTTGCCACCGCCGATGGCTTCGAGCGCACGTGGCAGATCAACGTCGTGGCCCCGTTTCTGCTGACCTCCTTGCTGCGCGATACGCTGCGTGCCAGCAACGCCACCGTGGTGCAGACCGCCTCGTTGGCCAACATGCTGTATTCCTCTTTCGACCCCGGTGACCCGAATACCTTTGAAAAGTTCAGCGCCGAGCGCGCCTATGGCAACGCCAAGTTAGGCGATATTCTGTTGACCCGTTACCTCGACTCCCACGGGCTTACCTCCGTGGCCTTCCACCCGGGCATTTTGAATACTGGCTTCGGGCATAACTCAACGAGCAGGACGAGCAAGCTGTATTCGACCACTGCGGCGAAATACGTCTTGGGCAAGGCGGACAAGGGTGGGGAGAACTTGGCCTACTTCCTCAGCGGCACACCAGGCATCCATTTCAACTCCGGCGAGTACTACAACCAGAAGCGCAAGCCAGGCCTGCAGCGGCCGATTGCGAAGAAGCTCTCCGTGGCCCGGCGCATCTTTGATGATCTGGGCCGCCAGCTCAATGTGGAGTGGTAG